ACTTCTGTAATCTACGTTCATAGGCTGTTTCCTCAGCCAATGGTCTCAATTCTAActggtttcttttctctccatgtcCACAGCATAATACTGATTTATTCTCTTGTGATGTGACCATTCAGATTCAGGAGGAGCAAATAAGAAGGAAGCCACTCAAACGTCATCCTCACtgtgtggggaaactgagttaAATGAGACCTGCAAAACCACTCTGTGGGATCCATTGCCACTGCCTGAGAGCCAGCCCGAGCCAAGACTGCTCTTCCTGCCACTCAGCCAGCAAAGGGTTCTCAACCTTGTTTTTTCATTAGTGCTTCCCCTACCCCAGGAGCCTTTTCAGACAATTTTTCTcctactcccccccccccaccacccatGAAATTTAATACTCACAGATACACTGTGTATCTACCTGTGCTCTATACATAACAAGAATAAGATTCCCGGCCCCCCCCCCAAGAACCAAATGTCAAGAATGCATGAATAAATCAAAAGCAACACCACTCTGTTCACCATCACTAAGCGCTGGGCATTGTGAGAAGCACTTTATGTGCATCATCTCTGATCCTTATGACATAAGATTaatgcccattttacagttgggagactgaggctctgagaagccaAATAATTTAGCCAAATCTCACACCTAATAAGTTGCAGACCCATAATTCAAAACAAGGCACCCCAAATTCCAAAACCCATATTCTCAAATCTGAGCTTCGAGGTTCCCCCTGGACTCTTAAAATTTTAGCCCTTACTCTTAATGAATCCTATAAGAGATGTGTTGTTGACTGCAGATTAACAGGCTACaatttatgtatgttttttgtAAGGAAAGGATTAATTGCAAAAACCAAttatactgaatttttaaattcagtcttCATTattaaagaagtttttaaaaatcttaaacacACCGAAATATGTTATGATACATAAGAGATCCAATGATCAGAGAGGTTTATTCTGTAAAAAATCACATAagtggctggcccggtggtgcagcagttaagttcaggtgttctgcttcggcagcccagggttcactggtctggatcctgagcgtggatctacgcaccgcttgtcaagccatgctgtggcaggcatcccatatataaagtagaggaagatgggcaaggatgttagctcatggccagtcttcctcagcaaaaagaggattggcagcagatgttaactcagggctaatcttcctcaaaaaaaaaatcacatgaaacaCAACACAAAACCAGAAACAACGAAGCAGTTAGACTTACCATTATAAAAAGGCCACCATTTTGTTCAACTTCAGCAGTTTCCATGAGAAGTTCAATTGCCTTTTTATTCCCAATTATCCTCACCACTCGGGCTATTAGATCTTTCTTTGGTTCCTGCAACctaataaggaagaaataaagtaatattaaCCTCTTTAATTGTTGTATAAAGTTGAAGAAATCTACCTTAGTCTCTAGGTTAGTCCCCAACAAGAATTAAAATCCTATTTTAACATTTGCTTTTCGAAATCTTCAATATTTAACCTTGGAATCACTGACATAGAAACATTCCTATCTTGGATCACTCAAGGAGACAGTAACCACCTCCAGTCCCGTAACTGGCctcttcattttcccttcctGGATTATggtggatttcaaaataaatgtgcaCATACAGCAAGGGGAATGCAAGGCTAAAAGCAAAAGCAGATAAAACCAGTCCGCTCCTGtcaaaacaaataacaaacatacactctgctttcaattattaTGACTAAAAGTTAGCTCTCCTAACTCCAGAGATGTCTGGGAGCTTTCAAATGAACAgaatatgggggccggccccatggctgagtggttaggtttgtacactctgctttggtggcccagggtttcgctggttcagatcctgggagtggacgtggcaccactcatcaggtcacactgaggtggcgtcccacacagcagagccaggaggacccacaaccagaatatacaactatgtactgggggactttggggagaagaagaagaagaagaaaaaaagaagactggcaagagatgttagctcaggtgtcaatctttaaaaacaaacaaacaaatggataGAATCTTTCCCTCACAGGTTCCCTGCCTCAGAACAAAGGATATAGCTAATACCTACTGACAGCTTATTATGGGATATGCACAATCCTAAGAACTCTATATACATCATCTCAgttaattctctcaacaacctTATGATGCAGGTACGATTACTTTCATTTCATCATCGAGAGGTAAAAATACAGGGAGCCTAAGTAACACTTCTAACGTTGGAGCCCACACTCCACAGAGATGAAGAGGATCAATATTGCTGAAGTCCTACCCGTTCCCTAATGAGACCCGgcttcctctgtttctcctcaAGAGGAGGCAGTACATTACTGTGGAAAGAGCACTAGACCAGGAACAAAGGGACCAGAGTTTGGTTCCAGGCCTGACACTTAagtttgtgaccttgggcaagccacctaactattgggcctcagtttccttatctgtaaagtgaaggcTTTGGTTTACAAAATCTCTAAGTTCTTATCCAGTACTCAATTCCAAACTCACTCGGTATTTCAAAAAGCCAGTACTAGTGTTGACAGGCTTGCCTGGAAAGTAAATACTTGTTTTCCTACCAGCTATATTACTCTTGAACCATATCTGTTTTCAAATTTGTGTCAGTATTCATTAGTCATTTAGAGCTAACGAAGTTAAAATttgaacttgttaaaaatacatgaaatataaatttacaagATATCAAGTAATTCTACTCCCAGGTagctacccaagagaaattaaaatacatgtcCAAAGACCCGCATGTGAAAGTTTGTAATAGCATTAGTCACTATAGCCAAATGGTGGAATAGCAATTCAATatggatgtgtgtatatgtgtgcgtgcacacataAGTAAATAGTTGATTCCTGCTACAACATGAACCAGTctcaaaaacattacactaagtgaaggaagccaggcacAAGAGACCACACACTCTAAGATTCCATTAATACGAAAcgtctagaaaatgaaaatttatactAACAAAGTAGATTACCAGTTATCTGGGGACGGGAACAGGATTAACTTTAAATGGGCTTATGGGTAAGAGGAATCTTATTGGGgttacagaaatgtttaaaaagtggtttatggtaatggttgtacaactgataaatttactaaaaaaatcaacacttgaaaagagtaaattttatcatatgtaCAATTTGCCTCAAttaagctgtaaaaaaaaaagtcatgagtatttgaaaacttaaaaaaacacatgattAAAAAGATGTTTGTATCTAAAGAGCTCTATAGCACTAAATGGAAAGAGCTgcttaaaagtttataaaagtcTCCAAAAATTATTCTATCAGGCCTGTCCAAATGTtagaaaatccaaatatattCACATAACCAAGTAAGCCCAGAGTTtgttccttaaattaaaaaatctcaaaaaggATCATCATTAATGTATCTGGAATCTATTTCATTTCCAATAAACAGAAGATAGTTGGTTAAATGCTCATCTGTAGGACAAATTTAAATGCTCACCTGAAAGAAATTTCATCAGCCACTTTCTCTTGAGAATCATCCTCTGTGATCTCATACCGGCCTTTATAGTTCATTTCTACTCTGTCCCCTAGTCTGTCTTTGACAGGTCGTTTCCGTTTGAGATGACcttgcccattttcctcttcctttgatCCCGTTTTTTTGCCACCATGCATATATTCATCTAGCTCTTTGTCTAATTCTTTTGTGTGTTCTTGAGATTCCCTCTTCAGTTTCTTAGCAAGCAAATAATTGTAGGTCTCGGATTGCCTGCTTTTGTCAATAGTGCCCTCCATTCCCAAGATCCCAAGTTCAGTGGCCACCGCATCTTGATTCTGTTCTTGCAGCACAGCACCCCATATGTTGTTAACCTTCTTTCCTCCGGCAACAGGGGGTTTCTGGCTGCTCTGGCCAAACTGAAAAGGCTCTGGTTTGGGAGGAGGGTTAAAACATTTCTGTCGCTTGCGTTTCCAAAGAGAGCTATCATCATCTGAATCGGAAAAACTCTCTTCACTCGAATCCACGCTTTTAACAGTCCGGTAATGTGATACTGGTGCACACGCCGCGGCAGGATCCTGGAAGGGCCTTGCTGCACTGTCCCTATCTAGCACTTTCTGCAAGTGAAAGGAAATACAGTCAACTCCGCAAAACACATTAACTCCACCTACcaactgctatttaaaaaaaattacttagggATTCAGCTGGACCATTCTGAAACAGAACTGATCTTCAAAGACATCTCTGAAACCAATCTAGTCTCTACTTTTTCTAAAGTTCCACATGGAATTTGCCAATATTAAAgccacaaattctttttttttaaattatcttattgaggtcacattggtttataacactgtgtaaatttcagatgtacatcatattacGGATTCTATATcaactgcattgtgttcaccaccaaaagtctagtttcatCTGTCATTCTACCTTTGTACTCTTTTAACCCTTTCACTCTCTCCCATCCCCTTACCCTCTGGTAATTACCAATCTTTTCTCcgtatctgtgtgtgtttatcttccgcaTTCGAGCAAAACCATATGGCATTTGAAtttgacttatttcgcttagcataatactctcaaagtCCAGCCGCATCACAAATAAAGCCACAAATTCTTACTTCTATAGCTAAATGCAGTACTTAATTCTAAgacctccttttaaaaaattaccgaAGCTCTTAATTCTCACTTTTAGAAGATTTcaaatctttttgttattgtcaGAATGTTTGAAAATGACATACACAATAACTGTTACTAGCAGttaaaacaatttgttttctttctttccaaagacCCCTGTCTTGCATTTGGACACATCAACTTCACTTGGTTTTGTGATTACACTCCTCTTAGAATCCCTGAAATATTACTTGTAAAACTGGAGAGTCCATGGCATTAAGTTTACCAAGTCATGGGACAATCTAAGTAAAACAGCCTGAAAGAGACCGAAACACAAAACATCTTGGTACCAATTTCCTAAGACATTTATATCTAAAAGGGATCACCTTTGTTTTTTGTATTAAACACTAaaccaagtatttattgagatcCTATTATGTGCTAGGAATGGGGGCGGGCTGACTTAAGTCAATAAGAAGACAGTCTTCCTATCCTCAAATAATAATGGCAGCTAACGTTTGCCAGGCATTACCGTGTGCTGTATGCTCCAGCGAGTCCTCACAACCGCGCTATCAGTGGCGTACTATTATCATTCCTATTGTACACCTGGCCCACGAGGCTAAATAACCTGCCACAGGTCACAGAGTGGCGGCGCCAGAATTCGAAGGCGGGCAGCCCGGCACCAAAGTCCTCTAAAAGAGCTTGCTACCGAGTACCGCAGTCAAGACAAATTCCCATTCAGAAAACTGGGATGCTAATATAAAACCTAGTGCCACCTTAGCGCGTGACGAAGCTAGGT
This region of Equus quagga isolate Etosha38 chromosome 7, UCLA_HA_Equagga_1.0, whole genome shotgun sequence genomic DNA includes:
- the PHAX gene encoding phosphorylated adapter RNA export protein, with amino-acid sequence MAQEAGDMEDGQLSDSDSDMTVAPSDRPLQVPKVLDRDSAARPFQDPAAACAPVSHYRTVKSVDSSEESFSDSDDDSSLWKRKRQKCFNPPPKPEPFQFGQSSQKPPVAGGKKVNNIWGAVLQEQNQDAVATELGILGMEGTIDKSRQSETYNYLLAKKLKRESQEHTKELDKELDEYMHGGKKTGSKEEENGQGHLKRKRPVKDRLGDRVEMNYKGRYEITEDDSQEKVADEISFRLQEPKKDLIARVVRIIGNKKAIELLMETAEVEQNGGLFIMNGSRRRTPGGVFLNLLKNTPSISEEQIKDIFYIENQKEYENKKAARKRRTQVLGKKMKQAIKSLNFQEDDDTSRETFASDTNEALASLDESQEGHGETKLDAEEAIEVDHSHDLDIF